From Anaerohalosphaera lusitana, one genomic window encodes:
- a CDS encoding LPS-assembly protein LptD, which yields MHSGKLAILLLILPVLAGSVSAAPAAEYFAGQDLHLSADEMTVYGGNGLADDRHVLLFEGDFRLSIGANDLSSEQAIVWIDTLRTVHQGVEQVDYNAKIYLKGNVSVTRGEGAKSTAMRQAVIEQGHSLVTSFKVTGEVYSKADVQYQARLRELKGTELYNEAISAADPVVLRPRIAEEAKIPGDVDPATVEDVDQHRMRDEMAVVDESADQVPAGEKSEAGQKQVQRETEPISDVYQYPIQIAAVGSEQPRIETSKLPSGMNIATIRGRFYMWQRSEDGEGLLEFQADNAVIFYSGENFSVAGDDASGDSLGSGRAEAVYVQGDIIMTEGPRTIRAEEVYYDFRFRRAIAVRAEMQQYDVDRGIPVYLRAAKLKKVTDNVFEAEDITLTTSEFYLPQVSMTASSLVLTDMTSVDERASREETESKYDAVLYDTRMKYKTATIFAWPKIRTDFERPDVPIRRASVGDSSDFGFSVETNWYLSKLLGIKEPEGVETDLAVDYYGQRGLGTGVAAEYERQDYYGWVSSYVIKDSGEDDLGRINSRENLEPESDWRGRFTARHRHYLPYDWQATVEVSYLSDKNFLESFYRDEFDNGKAQETLLYLKRLKENWAFSILNKVRINDWATETEELPTVEYHKLGESFWDHRLTYYSDTQVSRLKDRYSSDSSQQSPEQFYTFASTRHEVDAPLTVGQWQVVPFAAGTFGYEDQGGFIRNIDGTPGNREDTVWLGETGVRASTMLWNVDPTVKSEFWDLDGMRHIVQPHIEAAGYYDSDDVFEMRDYVNLGLSQRWQTHRGTEEFERTVNWMRLDLNATFLSETADDPVGPDKYIYNNPAVPVFARRRSVDFGLQRDMINADYSWRMSDVSTLLSDLSYDIDAGTVEQFDLGFVRYVYPDLSYYIGNRYLKRVTVDVPADDIFEEGSNSLIAAVTYNLNDRYTAVISQEYNFDYGHNVRSELTLIRRYHRLYYGFTFEIDESRDEQSVMFSVWPQGVDDLAIGSRDYVGITETIPQI from the coding sequence ATGCACAGCGGCAAACTTGCGATCCTATTGTTGATCTTGCCAGTTCTGGCGGGGTCCGTATCGGCTGCGCCGGCTGCGGAATATTTTGCCGGGCAGGACCTGCATCTTTCAGCGGACGAAATGACCGTTTACGGGGGGAACGGGCTGGCCGATGACAGGCACGTTCTGCTTTTCGAGGGCGACTTCCGGCTGTCGATCGGAGCGAACGATCTTTCAAGTGAGCAAGCGATAGTATGGATAGACACACTGCGGACGGTTCACCAGGGCGTGGAGCAGGTCGATTACAATGCGAAGATATATCTCAAGGGCAACGTTTCTGTGACTCGCGGAGAGGGCGCCAAGTCGACGGCTATGCGGCAGGCGGTGATCGAACAGGGCCATTCGCTGGTGACGAGTTTCAAGGTGACCGGCGAGGTTTATTCGAAAGCAGACGTCCAGTACCAGGCACGGCTTCGTGAGCTCAAGGGCACCGAACTCTACAATGAAGCGATAAGTGCTGCAGATCCCGTCGTCCTTCGACCGCGTATCGCTGAGGAAGCGAAGATCCCCGGCGATGTCGATCCTGCGACCGTTGAAGATGTTGATCAGCATCGCATGCGGGACGAAATGGCGGTTGTCGATGAGTCTGCTGATCAGGTGCCGGCAGGTGAAAAGTCCGAAGCCGGGCAAAAACAGGTTCAAAGAGAAACTGAGCCGATCAGCGATGTCTATCAGTATCCCATACAGATTGCGGCAGTTGGAAGCGAGCAGCCGCGAATAGAGACTAGCAAGCTGCCCAGCGGAATGAATATCGCTACGATACGCGGGCGGTTTTACATGTGGCAGCGTAGCGAGGACGGCGAGGGACTGCTTGAGTTCCAGGCTGACAACGCAGTGATATTCTACTCTGGCGAAAATTTCAGCGTCGCGGGCGATGATGCAAGCGGAGACAGTCTGGGCTCGGGAAGGGCCGAGGCTGTTTATGTGCAGGGCGATATAATCATGACCGAGGGGCCTCGGACGATCCGTGCGGAAGAGGTTTACTATGATTTCCGTTTCCGCCGGGCTATCGCGGTTCGAGCGGAGATGCAGCAGTACGACGTGGATCGAGGTATTCCGGTTTATCTCCGTGCGGCAAAGCTTAAGAAGGTGACGGACAATGTTTTCGAGGCGGAAGACATTACGCTGACGACGAGCGAGTTTTATCTGCCGCAGGTTTCTATGACGGCGTCGAGCCTGGTGCTGACGGATATGACATCGGTGGACGAGCGAGCCAGCCGTGAGGAGACCGAGAGCAAGTATGACGCGGTTCTCTACGACACGAGGATGAAATACAAGACGGCCACGATCTTCGCATGGCCGAAGATCAGGACGGATTTTGAACGGCCGGACGTGCCCATCAGACGCGCGAGTGTGGGCGACAGCAGCGATTTCGGTTTTTCCGTCGAGACAAACTGGTATCTCAGCAAGCTGCTCGGTATCAAGGAACCCGAGGGTGTGGAAACCGATTTGGCGGTCGACTATTATGGTCAAAGGGGCCTGGGCACCGGTGTTGCAGCCGAGTATGAGAGGCAGGATTATTACGGCTGGGTCAGCTCTTATGTGATCAAGGACAGCGGCGAGGATGACCTGGGGCGGATCAACAGCCGGGAAAATCTGGAGCCGGAGTCCGACTGGCGAGGCCGATTTACCGCGAGGCACAGGCATTATCTGCCTTATGACTGGCAGGCAACGGTCGAGGTAAGTTATCTCAGCGACAAGAATTTCCTGGAGTCGTTTTACAGGGATGAATTTGATAACGGCAAGGCACAGGAGACGCTGCTTTATCTGAAGCGGCTCAAGGAGAATTGGGCCTTTTCGATTCTCAACAAGGTGCGAATAAATGATTGGGCCACTGAAACCGAAGAGCTGCCCACGGTTGAATATCACAAGCTGGGCGAGTCATTCTGGGATCACAGACTGACGTACTACAGCGATACGCAGGTCAGCAGGCTAAAGGACAGATACAGCTCGGACAGCAGTCAGCAATCGCCCGAGCAGTTTTATACGTTTGCTTCGACACGGCACGAGGTGGACGCGCCTCTTACGGTTGGTCAGTGGCAGGTCGTTCCATTCGCAGCGGGGACGTTCGGCTATGAGGATCAGGGCGGATTCATACGCAATATAGATGGCACGCCGGGCAATCGTGAAGATACGGTCTGGCTCGGAGAGACGGGCGTTCGTGCTTCGACGATGCTGTGGAACGTCGACCCGACGGTCAAATCCGAATTCTGGGATCTGGACGGTATGCGGCACATAGTCCAGCCCCATATCGAGGCGGCCGGTTATTACGACAGCGACGATGTTTTCGAGATGCGTGATTATGTGAATCTCGGTCTTTCTCAGCGGTGGCAGACGCACCGGGGTACCGAAGAATTCGAACGTACGGTCAACTGGATGCGCCTGGATCTGAATGCGACTTTCCTCAGCGAGACGGCTGACGATCCGGTTGGGCCGGACAAATATATCTATAACAATCCTGCAGTGCCCGTGTTCGCAAGGCGGCGGAGCGTTGATTTCGGATTGCAGCGGGACATGATAAACGCTGACTATTCGTGGCGGATGAGTGATGTCTCGACGTTGCTGAGTGACCTAAGTTATGACATCGACGCGGGCACGGTCGAACAGTTTGATCTCGGTTTTGTGCGGTACGTATATCCCGATCTGAGCTACTATATCGGCAACCGGTATCTCAAGCGTGTTACCGTGGATGTTCCCGCTGACGACATATTCGAAGAAGGTTCTAATTCGCTGATCGCGGCGGTGACGTACAATCTCAACGATCGATATACCGCTGTTATCTCCCAGGAATATAATTTCGATTACGGCCACAATGTTCGAAGTGAGCTGACATTGATCAGGCGGTATCATCGGCTGTATTATGGTTTTACATTTGAGATCGATGAGTCAAGGGATGAGCAGAGCGTAATGTTCAGTGTCTGGCCCCAGGGAGTTGATGATCTGGCGATCGGCTCGCGTGATTACGTGGGAATTACCGAGACCATTCCGCAGATATAG
- a CDS encoding PEP-CTERM sorting domain-containing protein (PEP-CTERM proteins occur, often in large numbers, in the proteomes of bacteria that also encode an exosortase, a predicted intramembrane cysteine proteinase. The presence of a PEP-CTERM domain at a protein's C-terminus predicts cleavage within the sorting domain, followed by covalent anchoring to some some component of the (usually Gram-negative) cell surface. Many PEP-CTERM proteins exhibit an unusual sequence composition that includes large numbers of potential glycosylation sites. Expression of one such protein has been shown restore the ability of a bacterium to form floc, a type of biofilm.), which yields MKKSVLISCLLFVFCVVGNSYGLAVVDSDYQLERVAGFNYYYPYGHAKEITFDDASNIYVSHDSGGVLKIDQSGNEQFIGSGFENLQGIVWAGGTRYGDNLYAADVYPKAIKQVSTSGQSGVLVNVPNEPLNLTIDHTGNYGGDMFVGTRRSAEIYRIFSDGSVAEFIDMPYLGDRAFVGNMAFDETGNYGGSMFVAIGNYVLDDYKGVLKIDPDGDVTKFLPDKFGWGDFAFDTDGFFNEQMYASNGSDIYSVDTDGTLTMFMEGHDGIRIRDLKFDQDGSLNVLWTNGDHVFNIDKVSLVPEPCSLVLLGVGAFVMGRRRNRN from the coding sequence ATGAAGAAATCTGTTTTGATTAGCTGCTTGTTGTTTGTTTTCTGTGTCGTAGGTAATAGCTATGGTTTGGCTGTAGTTGACTCTGACTACCAGTTGGAGAGAGTAGCGGGTTTTAACTACTACTACCCCTATGGCCATGCCAAAGAAATTACATTTGACGATGCCAGCAACATTTATGTGAGTCATGATTCCGGCGGCGTGCTCAAAATTGACCAGTCTGGTAATGAACAGTTTATTGGAAGTGGTTTTGAAAACCTTCAGGGTATCGTGTGGGCTGGTGGAACACGATACGGAGACAATCTGTATGCGGCAGATGTTTACCCTAAAGCCATTAAGCAGGTTTCTACTAGTGGTCAGTCAGGTGTACTTGTGAATGTCCCAAATGAGCCCCTAAACCTTACTATTGATCACACAGGGAACTATGGGGGTGACATGTTTGTGGGCACGCGAAGGTCCGCTGAAATATACCGCATTTTCAGTGATGGCTCGGTGGCTGAATTCATAGACATGCCGTATCTTGGTGATAGAGCATTTGTCGGTAATATGGCTTTTGACGAAACGGGAAACTATGGTGGGAGCATGTTTGTAGCCATTGGCAATTATGTTCTTGATGATTACAAGGGTGTATTAAAGATTGATCCTGATGGAGATGTGACGAAATTTCTACCTGATAAATTTGGCTGGGGAGATTTCGCTTTTGACACCGATGGATTCTTCAATGAGCAAATGTATGCTTCCAATGGTTCGGATATTTACAGTGTGGACACAGACGGAACACTTACGATGTTTATGGAGGGGCATGATGGCATACGCATTCGTGACCTGAAATTTGATCAAGATGGCTCATTGAATGTTCTTTGGACGAATGGTGACCATGTTTTCAATATCGACAAGGTGTCGCTGGTTCCTGAGCCCTGCAGTTTGGTTTTGCTTGGTGTTGGGGCGTTTGTGATGGGTCGGCGTCGCAATAGAAATTAG
- the fba gene encoding class II fructose-1,6-bisphosphate aldolase: MPLVGTKKMFEMAYKNGYAVGAFNVNNMEITQGIVEAVAEEKAPLILQISRGARSYASMSYLKAIIDTAVAENPDIPIAMHLDHGDTVETCKQCVDDGFTSVMIDASHSPFAENIEITKKVVEYAHAHGVSVEAELGQLGGIEEDVVGVAADDVSKHLTDPDEVVEFVEKTGCDSLAIAIGTSHGAYKFKSEPKLAFEVLEQVHEKLPGFPLVMHGSSSVPQEFKDLINKYGGNMPDAVGVPEDAISKAVKLAICKVNIDTDLRMALTAKIREVFSTKPEEFDPRKYLGPGRAAIKDMVKRKLHVLGCAGKAAECM, encoded by the coding sequence ATGCCATTAGTTGGTACTAAGAAAATGTTCGAGATGGCCTACAAGAATGGCTATGCTGTTGGCGCGTTCAACGTTAATAACATGGAGATCACACAGGGCATCGTGGAAGCTGTAGCCGAAGAAAAGGCTCCGCTGATCCTGCAGATATCTCGCGGTGCACGTTCCTACGCAAGCATGAGCTACCTCAAGGCGATCATCGACACTGCAGTTGCCGAGAATCCGGACATCCCGATCGCAATGCATCTGGACCACGGTGATACGGTCGAGACATGCAAGCAGTGCGTTGATGACGGCTTCACATCTGTGATGATCGACGCATCTCACAGCCCGTTTGCAGAAAACATTGAGATCACAAAGAAGGTAGTAGAATACGCACACGCTCACGGCGTTTCGGTAGAAGCCGAACTTGGTCAGCTTGGCGGTATCGAGGAAGACGTTGTAGGTGTTGCTGCTGACGACGTTTCTAAGCACCTTACCGACCCCGATGAGGTTGTAGAGTTTGTCGAAAAGACCGGTTGCGATTCTCTCGCGATCGCTATCGGCACCAGTCACGGCGCTTACAAGTTCAAGAGTGAGCCCAAGCTTGCTTTTGAAGTTTTGGAACAGGTTCATGAAAAACTTCCTGGTTTCCCGCTGGTAATGCACGGCAGCAGCAGTGTTCCGCAGGAATTTAAGGATCTTATCAACAAATATGGCGGGAACATGCCGGATGCCGTCGGCGTACCAGAAGATGCGATCAGCAAGGCAGTAAAGCTGGCTATCTGTAAGGTTAATATCGATACGGATTTGCGTATGGCATTGACCGCGAAGATCCGCGAAGTATTCAGCACAAAGCCTGAAGAATTCGATCCGCGTAAGTACCTCGGCCCGGGCCGTGCAGCGATCAAGGACATGGTTAAGCGTAAACTTCATGTTCTGGGTTGTGCCGGCAAAGCTGCTGAATGCATGTAA
- a CDS encoding helix-turn-helix domain-containing protein, which translates to MALGQIIRRRRIELNLTLDEVAAKIGFSKPYVSTVETGKVKNPPSDNFLKRLEEVLQFEKGLLQHIAHLERLPADIRRDYEAIDAENRKFRQLIKNIVEKKTDPGSIGGVVSLEELGLDIEEGAKRPVTAGQLVPVINKVAAGYPVDFDDLGYPAGFADDYVRCPDLHDPNAFAVRVVGDSMEPKFNEGDIVVFSPAADVHSGDDCFVRFTMPHETTFKRVYFEDSGLRLQPRNQNYAPRFVEGDRVNGIYRAVIRYEKL; encoded by the coding sequence ATGGCTCTTGGGCAGATAATACGCAGAAGACGGATTGAACTGAACCTCACTCTGGACGAGGTGGCGGCGAAGATAGGTTTTTCCAAGCCCTATGTCTCGACTGTGGAGACGGGGAAGGTGAAAAATCCGCCCAGCGACAATTTTTTAAAGCGGCTGGAGGAGGTTCTGCAATTCGAGAAGGGGCTGCTGCAGCATATCGCGCACCTGGAGCGTCTGCCTGCGGATATTCGGCGGGATTATGAGGCGATCGACGCTGAAAACCGCAAGTTCCGGCAGCTTATCAAGAATATCGTCGAGAAAAAGACCGATCCGGGATCTATCGGGGGCGTGGTGAGCCTGGAAGAGCTTGGGCTGGATATCGAGGAGGGGGCCAAGCGGCCCGTGACCGCAGGACAGCTCGTGCCGGTCATAAACAAGGTAGCGGCGGGTTATCCGGTCGATTTTGACGATCTGGGCTATCCGGCAGGCTTTGCGGACGATTATGTGCGGTGTCCGGACCTGCACGATCCGAACGCTTTTGCGGTGCGGGTTGTGGGCGACTCGATGGAGCCGAAGTTCAACGAGGGCGATATTGTGGTATTTTCACCGGCGGCGGACGTTCACAGCGGGGATGACTGCTTTGTGCGGTTCACCATGCCGCACGAGACGACCTTCAAGCGGGTCTATTTCGAGGATTCGGGGCTGCGGCTGCAGCCGAGAAACCAGAATTACGCGCCGCGTTTTGTCGAAGGCGACAGGGTAAACGGCATTTACAGGGCTGTTATCCGCTATGAGAAGCTCTAA
- a CDS encoding manganese efflux pump MntP family protein, whose translation MEVITIIFIAVGLAMDAFAVSVAAGAAERDLKIGHALRLAVFFGAFQALMPLVGWAAGMGFKDVVQAYDHWVAFGLLAAIGGKMIYESFKLKTEDEGTSVDVSSLVVVVVLSVATSIDALAVGVTLTLVTDHVAAAVIVIGVITFGLSLLGCRIGEKVGHWFENRIEAVGGLILIGIGVKILAEHLIGR comes from the coding sequence GTGGAAGTAATTACGATCATATTTATTGCGGTCGGGCTGGCGATGGACGCATTTGCGGTGTCGGTGGCTGCCGGTGCGGCTGAGCGTGATCTGAAGATCGGCCATGCGTTGCGGCTGGCTGTGTTTTTCGGTGCGTTTCAGGCGCTGATGCCCCTGGTCGGCTGGGCAGCGGGCATGGGCTTCAAGGATGTCGTTCAGGCTTACGACCACTGGGTGGCATTCGGCTTGCTGGCGGCGATAGGGGGCAAAATGATATATGAGTCGTTCAAGCTCAAGACGGAAGACGAGGGGACCTCCGTGGATGTGTCGAGCCTGGTGGTGGTGGTGGTGCTTTCGGTGGCGACGAGTATAGATGCGCTGGCGGTGGGGGTCACGCTGACGCTGGTGACGGACCATGTGGCCGCGGCGGTGATCGTGATCGGTGTAATAACGTTCGGGCTGTCGCTGCTGGGCTGCAGGATCGGCGAGAAGGTCGGACACTGGTTCGAGAACAGGATCGAGGCCGTCGGCGGGCTGATACTGATCGGGATCGGCGTAAAGATACTGGCAGAGCACCTGATCGGGAGATGA
- a CDS encoding S41 family peptidase, which yields MKSINQRLSIAILVTLAAVSGLVGCGYAASRSAEANQGQQIDQQLDIENGQKLPDLVAEQICEGDFAAARRVLAGREPGTNGDVEALINILSQYDTIEEHRAKSRKEAYQEQLDEIAKFREEGIPSEPNQISEAFVAVIKARDYAAEDKKDDIYEMPFVKKLVKRAKEAADELEAKGNWVDAYAHGYYWLTNLYKDNKDYEKHAEKLTEKAMIEVSLKDNSCETSEERHEGITAQMLEKSIRALEFNYVSVIDYGEMVEKALRRSRLLGEVVSKSAEEIAYEVTDEQAKAWISGIEAIEESISDPQSAVSRDKFLEIFEQVIAINEETLKLPPEVVIAQFSEASLEALDPFTTLVWPWRVLDFQKSMTQDFTGIGVQITKDRGEVKVGSLLPDTPAFNSGLDANDLILKINGESTEDMTLQCVVDKITGPAGTEVTLTVQHEGEEDGITEEITITRGRIVVPTIRGWQRTNEAKWRHMVDPANKIGYVRLTAFTENTATDLSDILDNLEEQGMKGLIIDLRFNSGGYLSTAADVVDLFVDRGLIVKSQPRWGPPSYEMAEEGDTHPDYPIVVLINGQSASASEIVAGALQDKEFRRATLVGERTYGKGSVQTITPFSGEGSQLKYTMAYYHLPSNQRVKNRYIIEKQGRKDWGIEPDVEVELRGDELKELLDVQLANDVLARSDHNERSELKRYSLEETLKADPQLAIGMIVVKSKVVDQGGDIKPSELLTYQDDEKVESEPTKTD from the coding sequence GTGAAATCTATTAATCAACGACTGAGCATTGCAATTCTGGTTACTCTGGCAGCAGTTTCAGGCCTGGTAGGGTGCGGTTATGCTGCAAGCAGATCTGCAGAGGCCAATCAAGGGCAGCAGATCGATCAGCAGCTTGATATTGAGAATGGCCAGAAGCTTCCGGATCTGGTAGCTGAGCAGATATGCGAAGGAGACTTTGCAGCAGCCAGGCGAGTTCTTGCAGGCCGTGAGCCCGGCACCAATGGTGATGTTGAAGCACTTATCAATATTTTATCTCAATATGATACCATTGAAGAGCACAGGGCCAAGAGCCGCAAAGAAGCTTATCAGGAGCAGCTTGACGAAATAGCGAAATTCAGAGAAGAGGGAATACCGAGCGAACCCAATCAGATCAGCGAGGCTTTCGTAGCTGTGATCAAGGCACGGGATTATGCGGCCGAGGACAAAAAGGACGATATCTACGAGATGCCGTTCGTCAAAAAGCTTGTCAAACGTGCCAAGGAAGCAGCAGACGAACTGGAAGCTAAGGGTAACTGGGTCGACGCCTATGCGCACGGTTACTACTGGCTGACCAATTTATACAAGGACAACAAGGATTACGAAAAGCATGCCGAGAAGCTGACCGAAAAGGCGATGATCGAGGTTTCGCTCAAGGACAACAGTTGCGAGACCAGCGAGGAACGGCATGAAGGTATAACCGCCCAGATGCTGGAAAAATCGATTCGGGCGCTGGAGTTCAACTACGTCAGCGTGATCGATTACGGCGAGATGGTGGAAAAGGCCCTGCGGCGGAGCAGGCTGCTGGGTGAGGTGGTCAGCAAAAGCGCTGAAGAGATCGCCTATGAGGTTACGGACGAGCAGGCCAAGGCCTGGATCAGCGGTATCGAGGCTATCGAGGAATCTATCTCGGATCCCCAAAGTGCCGTCAGCAGGGATAAGTTCCTTGAAATATTCGAGCAGGTCATTGCCATCAATGAAGAAACCCTGAAGCTGCCGCCTGAAGTTGTCATTGCGCAATTTTCCGAGGCTTCGCTGGAAGCGCTTGACCCGTTTACAACACTGGTATGGCCGTGGCGGGTGCTGGATTTTCAAAAGAGCATGACACAGGATTTCACCGGCATCGGTGTCCAGATAACCAAGGATCGCGGCGAGGTCAAGGTCGGCAGTCTGCTGCCCGACACACCCGCTTTCAATTCGGGTCTTGATGCGAACGATCTTATCCTTAAGATCAACGGCGAGTCGACCGAGGACATGACGCTGCAGTGCGTGGTCGACAAGATAACGGGACCTGCGGGTACTGAAGTTACGCTGACGGTGCAGCATGAAGGCGAAGAAGACGGGATAACTGAGGAAATTACGATAACCCGCGGCAGGATAGTCGTGCCGACCATTCGCGGCTGGCAGAGGACCAACGAAGCGAAATGGCGTCACATGGTCGACCCTGCCAATAAGATCGGTTACGTACGGCTGACAGCATTTACGGAGAACACAGCGACGGATCTGAGTGATATCCTCGACAATCTCGAAGAGCAGGGCATGAAGGGCCTGATAATCGACCTGCGGTTCAACTCGGGCGGTTATCTGTCGACGGCTGCGGACGTTGTGGACCTGTTCGTGGACAGGGGACTGATCGTCAAGAGTCAGCCGCGATGGGGTCCGCCGAGCTATGAAATGGCCGAGGAAGGCGATACCCACCCGGATTATCCTATCGTGGTTCTGATCAACGGCCAAAGCGCAAGCGCGTCTGAGATCGTTGCAGGCGCCCTGCAGGACAAGGAATTCCGTCGGGCAACGCTGGTTGGCGAACGAACCTACGGCAAGGGAAGCGTTCAGACCATCACGCCCTTCTCGGGCGAGGGTTCGCAGCTCAAGTATACTATGGCGTATTATCATCTGCCGTCGAATCAGCGAGTGAAGAACCGCTATATCATCGAAAAACAGGGCAGAAAAGACTGGGGCATCGAGCCGGATGTCGAGGTTGAGCTTCGCGGCGATGAGCTTAAGGAACTTCTGGATGTCCAGCTTGCAAATGATGTGCTGGCGAGGTCGGACCATAACGAGAGAAGCGAGCTGAAGCGATATTCGCTCGAAGAAACGCTCAAGGCTGATCCGCAGCTTGCGATCGGCATGATCGTAGTCAAGAGCAAGGTTGTCGATCAGGGCGGTGATATAAAACCCAGTGAATTGCTAACCTACCAGGATGATGAGAAGGTTGAGAGCGAACCGACCAAAACCGATTAG
- a CDS encoding class I SAM-dependent methyltransferase — translation MFNNFVNRHDFTRFLWGLRHGYGRTILRRLTKGKVGRVKEAWKKKKRRATAWWELPAINRRINKCMTGDENIGQYIYLSRKYFSDKKGLRGLSLGCGKGSRERIWAGLVDFEYLEGFDISDDSIKTAKEEATIAGLDRVLRYRTADIYTVDIPEKTYDVIFVDHALHHFSPLEPLIQKISSSLKNDGLFIVNEYVGPTRFQWTDRQLELANHLRGMFPEEYRKHDIDGSIKKVIKPSRLSMIMKDPSEAIESENIMPLLKKYFDFAEYRPCAGAILHLAFEGIGGNFLNEDETTKKLFEMSFCLEDTLTEIGEVGSDYALVVCQKRKSI, via the coding sequence GTGTTTAATAATTTTGTGAACAGGCATGATTTTACGCGATTTTTGTGGGGTCTCAGGCATGGTTATGGCCGCACAATTCTCCGTAGACTTACAAAAGGAAAAGTGGGGAGGGTAAAAGAAGCGTGGAAAAAGAAAAAACGAAGAGCTACTGCATGGTGGGAGTTACCTGCCATAAATCGCCGAATTAACAAATGCATGACCGGGGACGAAAACATAGGGCAATATATTTACCTGTCCAGAAAATATTTTTCTGACAAGAAAGGGTTGCGGGGTTTGTCACTTGGATGTGGGAAGGGTAGCCGGGAACGTATTTGGGCCGGACTTGTGGATTTCGAATACTTAGAGGGGTTTGATATATCGGATGACAGCATAAAAACTGCAAAGGAAGAAGCCACCATTGCCGGGTTGGACAGGGTTTTGAGGTATCGTACTGCTGATATCTATACGGTGGATATTCCCGAAAAGACTTATGATGTTATTTTTGTAGACCATGCTCTACACCATTTCAGTCCCCTTGAGCCATTGATCCAGAAGATATCTTCCTCGTTAAAAAACGACGGACTGTTTATTGTCAATGAGTATGTGGGACCGACGAGATTTCAGTGGACTGACAGGCAGCTTGAACTGGCTAATCACCTCAGAGGAATGTTTCCTGAAGAGTATCGAAAGCATGATATTGATGGTTCTATAAAGAAAGTCATTAAGCCAAGCCGTCTGAGTATGATCATGAAAGATCCATCGGAGGCGATCGAATCCGAAAATATTATGCCGCTATTGAAAAAGTATTTCGATTTTGCGGAGTACAGACCTTGTGCGGGGGCTATTCTGCACCTTGCTTTTGAAGGCATTGGCGGGAATTTTTTGAATGAGGATGAGACTACAAAGAAACTGTTTGAAATGAGTTTTTGCCTTGAAGACACCTTGACTGAGATAGGCGAAGTTGGAAGTGATTATGCTTTGGTCGTGTGTCAGAAGCGAAAATCGATTTAA